One Banduia mediterranea genomic region harbors:
- the thpR gene encoding RNA 2',3'-cyclic phosphodiesterase, with protein sequence MAEHRRLFFALWPDEALRQQIAAISATADWPRGARRVPAAHLHLTLVFLGDVPAERVDAVRSVAASLRVAPFELSLAGCGHFPRAEVGWLGCVDAPPALFALNTGLRQRLRTQGFALRGESFRPHVTLARGLREPPVLPDYPPLHWPVSEYVLVESRRGRAPAYTVIGAWSLAPVSD encoded by the coding sequence ATGGCTGAGCACCGGCGCCTGTTCTTCGCGTTGTGGCCCGACGAGGCGCTGCGCCAGCAAATCGCGGCGATCTCGGCGACCGCGGATTGGCCGCGCGGTGCGCGTCGGGTACCGGCAGCGCATCTGCATCTGACGCTGGTGTTTCTGGGCGACGTGCCAGCGGAGCGCGTCGATGCCGTTCGGTCGGTGGCGGCGTCGTTGAGAGTGGCGCCGTTCGAACTGTCGCTCGCCGGTTGCGGACACTTCCCGCGTGCCGAGGTCGGCTGGCTGGGTTGTGTCGATGCACCGCCGGCATTGTTCGCGCTGAATACCGGATTGCGTCAGCGGCTGCGGACACAGGGCTTCGCGCTGCGGGGCGAATCGTTCCGACCGCATGTCACGCTGGCTCGGGGGCTGCGCGAGCCGCCGGTGCTGCCGGATTACCCGCCGCTGCACTGGCCGGTCTCGGAATACGTGCTGGTGGAAAGCCGGCGCGGGCGCGCACCGGCCTATACCGTGATCGGCGCCTGGTCGCTGGCGCCGGTCAGCGACTGA
- a CDS encoding CinA family protein produces MNDDEALNRLAKTVAGRLAERGQWLATAESCTGGWIAKCLTDIAGSSGWFERGLVSYSNRAKSELLGVPEATIARFGAVSEQTARAMTDGVLEHAPVDHAIAVTGIAGPGGGTAGKPVGTVWIAWQTRGCDAQARRFRFDGDREQVRRETVGAALAGLIARLDG; encoded by the coding sequence ATGAACGACGACGAAGCACTCAACCGACTGGCGAAGACAGTCGCCGGGCGCTTGGCCGAACGCGGCCAGTGGCTGGCCACGGCCGAGTCCTGCACGGGTGGCTGGATTGCGAAATGCCTGACGGATATCGCCGGCAGCTCCGGCTGGTTCGAACGCGGGCTGGTCTCGTATTCGAATCGCGCCAAAAGCGAGTTGCTGGGGGTGCCGGAGGCGACGATCGCCCGCTTTGGTGCGGTCAGTGAACAGACGGCGCGGGCGATGACGGACGGTGTGCTGGAGCATGCGCCGGTCGACCACGCCATTGCCGTGACCGGCATCGCCGGGCCGGGCGGCGGGACCGCTGGCAAGCCGGTGGGGACCGTGTGGATCGCTTGGCAGACGCGGGGCTGTGATGCGCAGGCGCGGCGGTTCCGGTTCGACGGCGATCGCGAACAGGTGCGCCGCGAGACGGTTGGCGCTGCCTTGGCCGGTCTGATCGCGCGCCTGGATGGCTGA
- the mutS gene encoding DNA mismatch repair protein MutS, whose protein sequence is MNPAEHAGHTPVMQQYLSLKAQHPNELLLFRMGDFYEVFFDDAVKAARLLNITLTKRGESAGTPIPMAGVPYHAVEQYLARLLKLGESVAIAEQVGEVGAAKGPVAREVVRIVTPGTATEESLLNPNRQNLLVACCRERGAFGLAWLELSSGRFSVMQPATEGEWLAELHRLSPTELLAPEGLMLPAGFLPRARPPWHFDSTSAYRLLVEQFATRDLKGFGCEALPCAIAAAGALLQYARETQRGALPHITALRTESADDTLILDGITRRNLEIDESLSGKPQHTLVAVFDTCRTPMGSRLLRSWLARPLRTRAVLQGRQQAVAWLRSDCAYTLLREALEPCSDAERILARVALRSARPRDIAGLASTLAALPSVHAVLDEAPLSLLRALCETMGNHNDTVAWLHSALADELPLLAKDGSVFRSGYDAELDELRNLSENADGYLSDLETRERTRTGIDNLKVGYNRVHGYYIELSRIHAERVPVDYTRRQTLKGAERYITEELKRFEDQVLSARERALAREKQLYEALLDRLLADLPALQDAASALAELDVLACFAERADALDLVAPQLSDAPGLHIVAGRHPVVERHTREPFVANDLLFDDERRLLVITGPNMGGKSTYMRQTSLIALLAHTGACVPADSVRIGPIDRIFTRIGAADDLASGQSTFMVEMSETANILHNASEQSLILMDEIGRGTSTYDGLSLAQACAEWLATRTRAFTLFATHYFELTALAQTLPGVVNVHLDAAEYHGEHGEQLVLLHRVKDGPANRSFGIQVAALAGIPKPLIARARACLEQLERRPVGGAETTPQMALFNAAPAPTEPAPLSESLRQLDSIDPNDMSPRQALDALFELKALRKLER, encoded by the coding sequence ATGAACCCCGCCGAGCACGCCGGTCACACCCCGGTGATGCAGCAATACCTGTCGCTGAAAGCCCAGCATCCGAATGAGTTGCTGCTGTTCCGCATGGGCGATTTCTATGAAGTGTTCTTCGACGACGCGGTCAAGGCCGCGCGCCTGCTCAACATCACGCTGACCAAGCGCGGTGAATCGGCCGGCACGCCGATTCCGATGGCCGGCGTGCCGTATCACGCGGTGGAGCAGTATCTGGCGCGGCTGCTCAAGCTCGGCGAATCCGTGGCGATTGCCGAGCAGGTCGGCGAAGTCGGCGCCGCCAAGGGGCCGGTCGCGCGCGAGGTGGTGCGTATCGTCACCCCCGGCACTGCTACCGAGGAATCGCTGCTCAATCCCAATCGCCAGAACCTGCTGGTGGCCTGCTGCCGCGAACGCGGTGCTTTCGGCCTGGCCTGGCTGGAACTGTCATCGGGCCGCTTTTCGGTGATGCAGCCCGCGACCGAAGGCGAATGGCTGGCGGAGCTGCACCGCCTCTCGCCGACCGAACTGCTGGCGCCGGAAGGTCTGATGCTGCCGGCGGGTTTCCTGCCACGCGCGCGACCACCCTGGCACTTCGACAGCACCTCCGCCTATCGCCTGCTGGTGGAGCAATTCGCCACGCGCGACCTCAAGGGGTTCGGCTGCGAGGCGCTGCCGTGTGCGATCGCGGCGGCCGGCGCGCTGCTGCAATACGCCCGCGAAACCCAGCGTGGCGCGCTGCCGCACATCACCGCCTTGCGTACCGAATCGGCCGACGACACGCTGATCCTGGACGGCATCACGCGGCGCAATCTGGAGATCGACGAGTCGCTGTCCGGCAAACCGCAGCACACCCTGGTGGCGGTCTTCGACACTTGCCGCACGCCCATGGGCAGCCGCCTGCTGCGCAGCTGGCTGGCCCGGCCCTTGCGCACGCGCGCCGTGCTCCAGGGGCGCCAGCAGGCCGTGGCCTGGCTGCGCAGCGACTGCGCCTACACGCTGCTGCGCGAGGCGCTGGAACCCTGCTCGGACGCCGAGCGCATCCTGGCGCGCGTGGCCCTGCGCAGCGCCCGGCCACGCGACATCGCGGGACTCGCCTCGACCCTGGCCGCGCTGCCATCCGTGCACGCCGTATTGGACGAAGCGCCGCTCAGCCTGCTGCGCGCGCTGTGCGAAACGATGGGCAATCACAACGACACTGTCGCCTGGCTGCACAGCGCCTTGGCGGACGAGCTGCCGCTGCTGGCCAAGGACGGCAGCGTGTTCCGCTCGGGCTACGATGCCGAACTCGACGAACTGCGCAATCTGTCCGAAAACGCCGACGGCTATCTCTCCGACCTCGAAACACGCGAACGCACACGTACCGGCATCGACAATCTCAAGGTCGGCTACAACCGCGTACACGGTTACTACATCGAACTGTCGCGCATACACGCCGAGCGCGTGCCGGTGGATTACACGCGCCGCCAGACGCTCAAGGGCGCGGAACGTTACATCACCGAGGAACTCAAGCGCTTCGAGGACCAGGTACTGTCAGCGCGCGAACGCGCGCTGGCCCGCGAGAAACAGCTCTACGAGGCATTGCTCGACCGGCTGCTGGCCGATCTGCCGGCCTTGCAGGACGCTGCATCCGCACTCGCCGAACTCGATGTGCTGGCCTGTTTCGCGGAACGCGCCGACGCGCTCGATCTGGTCGCGCCGCAACTCAGCGACGCCCCCGGCCTGCACATTGTCGCCGGCCGCCATCCGGTGGTGGAACGCCACACCCGCGAGCCGTTCGTCGCCAACGATCTGCTGTTCGACGACGAACGCCGCCTGCTGGTCATCACCGGCCCCAACATGGGCGGCAAGTCCACCTACATGCGGCAGACCTCGCTGATCGCACTGCTGGCACACACCGGCGCCTGCGTGCCGGCCGATTCGGTGCGGATCGGTCCGATCGACCGCATCTTCACGCGCATCGGCGCAGCCGACGATCTCGCCTCCGGGCAGTCGACCTTCATGGTCGAAATGAGCGAAACCGCCAACATCCTGCACAACGCCAGCGAGCAGTCACTGATCCTGATGGACGAAATCGGACGCGGCACCTCGACCTACGACGGCCTGTCGCTGGCCCAGGCCTGCGCCGAATGGCTGGCCACGCGCACACGCGCGTTCACGCTGTTCGCCACGCATTATTTCGAACTGACGGCGCTGGCGCAGACCCTGCCCGGCGTGGTCAACGTGCATCTGGACGCCGCCGAATACCACGGCGAGCATGGCGAACAACTGGTCCTGCTGCACCGGGTCAAGGACGGACCGGCGAACCGCAGCTTCGGCATTCAGGTGGCCGCGCTGGCCGGTATTCCCAAGCCGCTGATCGCCCGCGCGCGGGCCTGTCTCGAACAACTGGAGCGGCGTCCGGTCGGCGGCGCGGAAACCACGCCGCAAATGGCCCTGTTCAACGCCGCGCCTGCGCCGACGGAGCCCGCGCCGCTGTCGGAATCGCTGCGACAGCTCGACAGCATCGATCCCAACGACATGAGTCCACGTCAGGCGCTGGACGCGCTGTTCGAACTCAAGGCGCTGCGCAAGCTGGAACGCTGA
- a CDS encoding hydantoinase B/oxoprolinase family protein: MPETFERGCWAFWIDRGGTFTDIVARCPDGALVTHKLLSENPERYSDAATAGIRALLDLHGDAPIAVVRMGTTVATNALLERKGEPTLLAITAGHGDALRIGYQSRPDIFALNIRLSNPLYSRVIEIDERVGADGSLIRELDEPAARRELQAGYDLGLRAIAIVLLHGYAFPEHERRLARMARDIGYTQVSVSHEVSALIKFVGRGDTTVADAYLSPILRRYVERVASELASDTRLLFMQSTGGLVDAQAFRGKDAVLSGPAGGIVGMVRTAQAAGYERLIGFDMGGTSTDVSHYAGDYERTHESQIAGVRLRTPMMDIHTVAAGGGSICRFDGSRLRVGPASAGAMPGPASYRRGGPLTVTDCNLLLGRIQAQSFPAVFGANGDQPLDLDAVERGFVALAHEVEQASAQARTPQQIAEGFITIAVENMAKAIKQISIQRGYAVGDYTLVCFGGAGGQHACRVADALGMSRVMIHPLAGVLSAYGMGLADLRLIRERTVNVPLDDAVVVLADSAQVLGDEAEAALRAQGVPLRTLTREASAQIKYAGSDTTLSVSLESPTVMRETFEAQHRQRFGFMAPDKAVIVEMVSVEVIGTASAGPSLNEADALSLGPSTGGRGKTSNGSGPRTVKAHFDGKDLDTPVHDRAALLAGAAIDGPAIIREDTATTVVEPGWRAEVDRLFNLILRRVVPLPSRVAIGTAVDPVMLEVFNKQFMAVAEQMGVALQSTAYSVNIKERLDFSCALFDRHGALIANAPHIPVHLGSMGDSVRAIIDGRRRDGRGFAVGDAYMLNAPYNGGTHLPDVTVIAPVFDEAGELLVFVAARGHHADIGGLTPGSMPPNSRTVEDEGVLIDDFLLVEAGQLREHAVRALLASGAYPARRPDQNLADLQAQLAACARGAEGIGKMVSTYGRAVVEAYMGHVQANAEESVRRVIAKLADGDCTVDMDDGARIQVSIRVDRVARRVRVDFSGTSEQQRSNFNAPLSIARAATLYVFRTLVNDDIPLNEGCLKAIELIVPEGCMLNPRYPAAVVAGNVETSQAVTDALYGALGVLAGSQGTMNNFTFGDGERQYYETICGGAGAGRDFDGASVVQTHMTNSRLTDTEVLETRFPVRVERFAIRHGSGGDGAHRGGDGVIRHIRFLQPMTAAILSNRRRVAPMGLQGGEDGACGINRCLHADGREQVLAATAVVELQACDAIVIETPGGGGYGHG; encoded by the coding sequence ATGCCCGAGACCTTCGAGCGCGGTTGCTGGGCCTTCTGGATCGACCGCGGCGGGACCTTCACCGATATCGTCGCGCGTTGTCCGGACGGTGCGCTGGTGACACACAAACTGCTGTCCGAAAATCCAGAGCGCTATTCCGATGCCGCCACGGCCGGCATTCGTGCGCTGCTGGACTTGCATGGCGATGCGCCGATCGCAGTCGTGCGCATGGGCACTACCGTGGCGACCAACGCGCTGCTGGAGCGCAAGGGCGAGCCGACCCTGCTGGCAATCACGGCCGGGCACGGTGACGCCTTGCGGATCGGCTACCAGAGTCGGCCGGACATCTTTGCGCTGAATATCCGCCTGTCGAACCCACTGTATTCACGCGTTATCGAAATCGACGAGCGAGTCGGCGCCGACGGTAGCCTGATCCGCGAACTGGACGAGCCTGCCGCGCGTCGCGAACTGCAGGCGGGGTACGACCTGGGTTTGCGCGCAATTGCCATCGTGCTGCTGCATGGCTATGCCTTCCCGGAACACGAGCGGCGGCTGGCGCGAATGGCCCGTGACATCGGCTACACCCAGGTCTCGGTCAGTCACGAAGTCAGCGCGCTGATCAAGTTCGTGGGGCGTGGCGATACCACGGTGGCCGATGCCTATCTTTCACCGATCCTGCGACGCTATGTCGAACGCGTGGCGAGCGAATTGGCAAGCGATACCCGGCTGTTGTTCATGCAGTCCACCGGTGGCCTGGTGGATGCTCAGGCCTTCCGCGGCAAGGACGCGGTGCTGTCCGGCCCGGCCGGTGGCATCGTCGGCATGGTGCGCACGGCGCAGGCGGCAGGCTATGAGCGGCTCATCGGTTTCGACATGGGCGGCACCTCCACCGATGTGTCGCACTACGCCGGTGACTACGAGCGCACCCACGAATCGCAGATCGCCGGTGTGCGCCTGCGCACGCCGATGATGGACATTCATACCGTGGCGGCGGGCGGCGGCTCGATCTGCCGTTTCGACGGTTCGCGGCTGCGGGTCGGCCCGGCCTCGGCCGGCGCGATGCCGGGGCCGGCCTCGTATCGACGCGGCGGGCCGCTGACCGTGACCGACTGCAATCTGCTGCTCGGCAGAATTCAGGCGCAATCGTTTCCCGCGGTGTTTGGCGCGAACGGCGACCAGCCGCTGGACCTCGACGCGGTGGAGCGCGGATTCGTAGCCCTGGCTCATGAGGTCGAACAGGCCAGCGCTCAGGCGCGCACGCCGCAGCAGATCGCCGAAGGCTTCATCACCATCGCCGTGGAGAACATGGCCAAGGCGATCAAGCAGATTTCGATTCAGCGTGGCTATGCGGTGGGCGACTACACCCTGGTCTGTTTCGGCGGTGCCGGCGGCCAGCACGCCTGCCGCGTGGCCGACGCCCTGGGCATGAGCCGCGTGATGATTCATCCGTTGGCCGGTGTCTTGTCCGCCTACGGCATGGGCCTGGCCGATCTGCGGCTGATTCGCGAACGGACCGTGAACGTGCCGCTGGACGATGCAGTCGTCGTGCTCGCCGATAGTGCGCAAGTGCTGGGAGATGAAGCCGAGGCTGCGTTGCGTGCGCAGGGCGTGCCGCTGCGCACACTCACGCGCGAGGCGAGCGCGCAGATCAAATACGCCGGTTCGGATACCACGCTGTCTGTGTCGCTGGAGTCGCCGACAGTGATGCGCGAGACCTTCGAAGCACAGCACCGGCAGCGCTTCGGATTCATGGCGCCCGACAAGGCGGTGATCGTGGAGATGGTGTCGGTGGAGGTGATCGGTACCGCTTCTGCAGGGCCAAGCCTCAATGAGGCGGACGCCCTCAGCCTCGGTCCCTCTACCGGAGGGAGAGGGAAGACCAGCAACGGCAGTGGGCCACGGACGGTCAAGGCGCACTTCGACGGCAAGGACTTGGACACGCCCGTTCATGATCGCGCCGCACTCCTTGCCGGCGCCGCCATCGACGGCCCAGCGATCATCCGAGAGGACACCGCGACCACGGTCGTCGAACCGGGCTGGCGCGCCGAGGTCGATCGCCTGTTCAATCTCATCCTGCGCCGGGTTGTGCCCTTGCCGTCGCGTGTCGCGATCGGCACCGCGGTCGATCCGGTGATGCTGGAGGTGTTCAACAAGCAGTTCATGGCAGTGGCGGAGCAGATGGGCGTGGCGCTGCAGAGCACCGCCTATTCGGTGAACATCAAGGAGCGGCTGGATTTTTCCTGCGCGCTGTTCGATCGCCACGGCGCATTGATCGCCAACGCACCACACATCCCGGTGCACCTGGGTTCGATGGGCGACAGCGTGCGCGCGATCATCGATGGCCGGCGCCGCGACGGACGCGGTTTCGCCGTCGGCGACGCCTACATGCTCAATGCTCCGTACAACGGCGGCACCCATCTGCCGGACGTGACGGTGATCGCCCCGGTGTTCGACGAGGCCGGGGAACTGCTGGTGTTTGTCGCCGCGCGCGGCCACCACGCGGATATCGGCGGACTCACGCCAGGCTCGATGCCACCGAACAGCCGCACTGTCGAAGACGAGGGCGTGCTGATCGACGATTTCCTGCTGGTCGAAGCGGGGCAACTGCGAGAACACGCGGTGCGTGCATTGCTGGCGTCCGGGGCGTATCCGGCGCGCCGGCCCGATCAGAACCTGGCCGATCTGCAGGCCCAGCTCGCGGCTTGCGCGCGCGGGGCCGAGGGCATCGGAAAAATGGTCTCGACCTATGGCCGCGCCGTGGTCGAAGCCTACATGGGCCACGTGCAGGCCAATGCCGAGGAATCGGTGCGCCGTGTCATCGCGAAACTGGCGGATGGCGATTGCACGGTAGACATGGACGACGGCGCACGTATCCAGGTTTCGATTCGCGTCGATCGCGTGGCGCGCCGGGTGCGCGTCGATTTCTCGGGCACCAGCGAACAGCAGCGCAGCAACTTCAACGCGCCGCTTTCGATTGCCCGCGCCGCGACCCTGTACGTGTTCAGAACCCTGGTGAACGATGACATCCCGCTCAATGAAGGCTGTCTCAAGGCGATCGAACTGATCGTGCCCGAGGGCTGCATGCTCAATCCGCGCTATCCGGCGGCGGTGGTCGCCGGCAATGTCGAAACCAGTCAGGCGGTGACCGACGCGCTGTACGGCGCGCTCGGCGTGCTGGCCGGATCGCAGGGCACGATGAACAACTTCACCTTCGGCGACGGCGAGCGGCAGTACTACGAAACCATTTGCGGCGGCGCCGGCGCCGGCCGTGACTTCGACGGTGCCTCGGTGGTACAGACGCACATGACCAACAGCCGGCTGACCGACACCGAAGTGCTCGAAACCCGCTTTCCGGTGCGGGTGGAACGCTTCGCGATCCGGCACGGCTCCGGCGGCGATGGCGCGCATCGTGGCGGCGACGGCGTGATTCGACACATTCGATTTCTGCAGCCGATGACTGCGGCGATTCTGTCGAACCGTCGCCGCGTGGCGCCCATGGGCTTGCAGGGCGGTGAGGACGGCGCCTGCGGTATCAACCGCTGTCTGCACGCGGATGGGCGCGAGCAAGTGCTCGCCGCAACTGCCGTCGTCGAATTACAGGCCTGCGACGCCATCGTGATTGAAACGCCCGGAGGTGGCGGGTACGGACACGGCTGA
- the vapC gene encoding type II toxin-antitoxin system VapC family toxin, whose translation MILVDSSVWVDYFRGVACAETDRLDGALGNEPVLIGDLILTEVLQGFTHERDFRRARRLLGELQVVEIVGQAIAIEAARNFRRLRARGVTVRKTIDTLIATRCIADRYPLLYRDRDFDPFVEHLGLRAAV comes from the coding sequence GTGATCCTGGTCGATTCCAGTGTCTGGGTCGACTATTTCCGGGGTGTCGCCTGCGCCGAAACCGATCGGCTCGATGGCGCTTTGGGGAACGAGCCGGTATTGATCGGCGACCTGATCCTGACCGAGGTGTTGCAGGGCTTCACGCATGAGCGCGACTTCCGCCGTGCGCGACGGCTGCTCGGGGAACTGCAAGTGGTGGAAATTGTCGGTCAAGCCATCGCAATCGAAGCGGCGCGAAATTTTCGCCGCCTGCGCGCCAGAGGCGTCACCGTCCGCAAGACCATCGACACTTTGATTGCTACGCGCTGCATCGCGGACCGCTATCCGTTGCTGTATCGAGATCGCGATTTCGACCCTTTTGTCGAACACTTGGGTCTGCGCGCCGCCGTGTAG
- a CDS encoding type II toxin-antitoxin system VapB family antitoxin encodes MRTNIVIDEDLMQETLRLTGIKTKREAVEKGLRTLLRLERQAQLRKFRGKLDWQGDLEAMRVDRTPMGSGDAV; translated from the coding sequence ATGCGCACCAATATCGTGATTGACGAAGACCTGATGCAGGAGACGCTCCGACTCACTGGCATCAAGACCAAGCGGGAGGCAGTGGAGAAGGGCCTGCGCACGCTGTTGCGCCTGGAGCGTCAGGCCCAGTTGCGGAAATTCCGCGGCAAGCTGGACTGGCAAGGAGATTTGGAGGCCATGCGTGTCGACCGGACGCCTATGGGCTCCGGAGATGCCGTGTGA
- a CDS encoding BrnT family toxin: MKLFAWAPERNALLKRERGISFEEVLFHLEAGDVLDIFEHPNQDRYPGQRIYAIEIEAYVYLVPFVESENEVFLKTIIPSRKATQRYKR, translated from the coding sequence GTGAAACTGTTCGCATGGGCTCCGGAAAGGAATGCACTTCTGAAACGGGAGCGTGGTATCAGTTTCGAGGAGGTGCTGTTTCATCTGGAAGCCGGTGATGTACTGGACATCTTCGAGCACCCCAATCAAGACCGGTATCCGGGGCAGAGGATTTACGCGATCGAGATCGAGGCATATGTCTATCTGGTGCCATTCGTGGAGTCCGAGAACGAAGTCTTTCTCAAGACAATCATCCCAAGCCGAAAGGCCACCCAAAGATACAAAAGGTGA